A region of the bacterium genome:
AGGGCGGCGGATTATTTAAGCCCACACGGGGCGCGTTGACGGCTTTTTGTGTCAGGAGAAGAATGATGTGTGCTGACAGGAAAAAGGAAAGGTCCGCAGAGATCAGGCTGGTCCGGGACGTGGCAGCGAAACACAGCCGGCGCGAGGTCCCGGTCGCCCGGGCGTCAACTCCTATCGTGAAGATGGCCGAAGCCATCGAGTGGTACCGCCATAGCCGGCAGCTTTACGTGGTGGATGAGACTGGACGCCTCCTGGGGAACATCACCCTGGCCCGTCTTGTCATGTACACCTTCGCTCACAGCCAGGGAGCGAACATGGCCCCGCGCCACGTCCTGGATCTCATCACCTGCGAAACCGCCGCGGACCTCATGGAAACGGGCACCCTGGCAGCGGGGATGGACGATAACCTGGACGATCTTCTCGACCGCATGGTGGACCGGAACCTGGAGGAGGTTCCGGTGCTGGATGATGAAGGAAAAGTGATCAGCGACCTGACCATGATCGACCTGCTGAGGGCTCTCAGCTGACCTTTCTCCTCCTTCTCTTTCCAAGCACCGTCCCTCCGGCAGCTGTCAGGATCACCAACAGGGGCATTAAGCCGATATTGGCGAACTTGATGATCGCCTCAAGCCTCTCGATGTCCTTGTCGAGTTCGTACTGTACGCTTCGAAGTTCCTTCCTGACCTTCACCTTTTCCTGCCGGATATTTTCCAGCTCTTTCTCCTGTTCGGGAGTCAGTTCCGGTGATTCGGGGTCTTCCCTCCTGGACTGGAGTTCATTGAGTTTCTCCTCTGCCTCGTCAAGACGGTCGAGGAGCTGCTTTTCCTTCGTTCTGTAGGCAAGCTCCGCCTCCTGAGCCACCTGGTCGAGCAGCGTGAACGGCCTTACCACGGTGGAGCGTCCCCTCAAGCCGATGAGGTCCGGGCTCCCTCCCAACTGATCGAGAGCGTTCATGACCAGGTCTGCGTTGTCAGCATATGGCAGAGCGATGCGCTGCCCGAAGAAATTCTGCACTTGCACCCAGAACTGATCCTGCAGAAGGTCGGTGTCGGCAACCACGATAACGTTGATGTCACCCCCGGACTTCTCCAGGTGGACGTGGTCCGGTTTTACCTCACCGTCGCTGTCTTTCGCGGAAGGGGGAGGGCCGTCCGGGAAGGCCGATCCAGCCGGCCCGATGATGCGGGCCGCCATGGTGTAGCTCTTCCCGCCGGGAGAAAATTCGGACAACAGCCTGCCCGGGTCGGGCATGAATGCGATCTTCTGCCCGTCGATGAGCATGGAACGTGACGAGGAGGTCAGGATCGGCACGAAACTGGTGACGGCTCCCTCCGCCTTTGTCAGGGAACCCGCACTGGCGAGGTTGATCGTTTCCAGGCCGGAGGCAAACAGTTCCTCGTGGTTGATGTGATCTCCGCGAAGGCTGAGCCAAGGCAGGTAATTCGCGGTCTCGGTGCGGGACCGTCCCCGATAGCTGACGCGTTGGGAGACCTCCAGGTCGCCCACCACCTGCCCCTCCTCCATTTTCACACCCCAGGCAGCAAGGAGGGATACCGCGCCGTTTTCCCCTGTACCGGCCCTGCTGAACCCCTGGGGTCCGCTGAACTCGCTGACGGGATCCGTGAAAACGAGGGCCCTGCCGCCGCCCAGGACATACTGATCCACCTGGTAAAGGGCTTCCGGACCCAGGTCGCGGGGACGCACCACCATGAGGACGTCGATCCCTTCGGGGATGCTGTCGCCCTCATCGATAACCTTGAGATCGAACTGTTTATGCAGCTGGTCGGTGATCATCCACGGCGGCTCCGACTGGAAAGGGTTTTGCGGTGAAGGGCCGCCCGTCAAGGGAAAGGCGCTCAAAAGGCCGACACCCACCTTGCCGGGATGGGAAAGGGAATTGATCATCTGGCTGATATCGTACTCCAGGAACTGTTCCCTGTCCGGCTGGAGGAAGGGGATGACCATCGTGCGGCCGTCGGCGTGTTTGCCCGCAAGGCCAAGGTATACCGTTGCGCGGCTTCCTCGCACCGGAGCCCCGGTGAGGCCCAGGCTGACCGCCTCATCCTCCTTTTCAGAAAAAGGTTCCGGGTCGACGACTGCCACACGGATATTTCCCTTGCTTCGCGTCTCGTACTCCTCCAGAAGCTCTTTCACCCGGCTCCCGAAGAGGTCGATACCCGGCAGGTCCCGCGTCTGGCTCCTGGACCAGTAAAGGGTCAGATCCATCGGCAGTTCCAGCCCCTTGATGATGTTGACGGTTCCATGGGAAAGAGTGTGAAGTTTTCCCTCCGTCAGATCGACACGGGCTGCCCTGAGAACAGGTGAGGCAACGAGGTTGACGACTACAAAAAGGGCAACGGCGACAGCAAGGAGTGCCGGGGCAAAAACATTTCTTTTACTCATGGCAACCACTCCTTTTCAGCTTCGATGCTGATCCACGGCCCAGGCCCCGACATAGAGCCAGAGGGCGATGAAGGTTGCGAAATAGAGGATGTCTCTGAGGTCCAGGATCCCCCTGAGAATGGATTCGAAATGGCTGAGGAACCCCAGGGACGCCATGAAGGTGAGGACGGGTTCCGGCATCCACGGCCGGAACAGGTCCAGGATGAGGGGAAAACCAAGAAGCAGGAACGCAAAACACAGGACCACGGACATCACGAAGGCGATCACCTGGTTCCTGGTCGTGGCCGACACGGCGGCTGAGACAGCGAGGTAGGCGCCTGACACGAGGAGGCTCCCGAGATAGCCGGCAAGGATGACACCGTTGTCGGGGTCACCAAGGAAATTGACGGTGATCCACATGGGGAAAGTGAGGGCGAGGGAAACGGCTATCATGGTCCAGGCTGCCAGGAATTTGCCCAGCACGGCGTCAACCATGGAGACCGGCAGCGTCAGAAGCAGTTCGAAAGTTCCGGTCTTCCGCTCTTCGGCCCACAACCTCATGCCAAGAGCGGGAGCCAGGATCATGTAAAGCCACGGGTGCCAGGTGAAAAAAGACGCCAGGTCGGACTGGCCGCGGGTGAAAAACCCGCCCACGTAGAAAGTAAAGATCCCCGTGAGCATGAGAAAAATAACGATGAAGATGGCGGCCAGAGGCGTCGAAAAGTAGCTTTTCATCTCCCTTCGGTAAATTGGAAGAACGTTCACGCCGCACCTCCTTTGACACTTTCGCCTCCGGGATCGGCTGTCACGTCCCGGAATACTTCGTCAAGCCTCCCTGTCTCCTGGCGCAGCTCAAAAACCTCGAAGTGCTTTTCTCTCAGGAGATCGGCCACCTCCTGGATGATGGGCCTCCCTGCTGCCGGGAAAGCCGTGATCTGGCCCTGTCCGTGGCCCGCCGTCTTCTCGACCCCCGATACCGTATCAAGAGAATCGAGTTTTAAAGCCAGCGCGTCTGTTTCACCGGATGCAAGGCGGATGGTCACAGCGTTGTGGTACCTGGACATGGCCGCCAGTTCTCCAGGCGTTCCGTCGGCAACGATCCGTCCCTTGCCGATAATGAGAGCCCTTGAGCAGACAGCGTTGACCTCTTCAAGGATATGGGTCGAAACGACAATGGCCTTTTCCCTGGCCATGGTACGGATCAGGTCCCGGACTTCACGTTTCTGGTTCGGGTCCAGGCCGTCGGTCGGTTCGTCGAGGATGAGGATGTCCGGGTCGTGGAGGATCGCCTGTGCAAGACCGAGACGCCTCTTGTAACCTTTGGACAGGGTTTCCACAGGCTGGGTCCAGACTTCGCCGAGGTTGACCATATCCGACACCTGGGCCATGCGATCGGACAGGGCGGCCCCCGAGAGCCCGCGGCAGGCTCCAACAAAGGCCAGCAGATCCGCTGGAGTCATTTCCGGGTACAGTGGCGCTCCTTCGGGCAGATACCCGATGTGTCTCTTGGCCTGGACAGGGGAACTCAGCATATCGATACCACAGATGGAAACGGAGCCTCTTGTCGGCCGCAGATATCCCGTGAGCATCCTCATTGTGGTCGTCTTCCCGGCCCCGTTGGGGCCAAGGAAGCCCAGGACCTCTCCTATATCAACATCCAGGGAGATATCCTCCACCGCGGTAATGGGGCCGAAAACCTTGCGCAGATTTTCAGCGCGAATGATGGAAGCCATGGCGCACCTCCTTTGGCAATAATTCATGAATTTGAGTACAGGTATTCCGGAAATTTCCGACAAGAAAAATAAACCCGGATCAAGGTATTGTCAACCTCTAGCAGCGTGTCGGAAAACCTCTTGACACGCTGCTGTAAGTTTTTCGGAAAGCCCTTTTTTGGGTCTTTTTTTGAAAACAGGAGCATTAAACCGGTGAATAACTCCAGTGAATTACCAAATGTGCCATATATTTGTTCTTTTCGGTCTAAATGCTACTTCCGAAAAACTATATCCAGGAGCCTGCATGGGGTTCTCCGACAGGCTCCTAGGAGATGGGTAACCGCAGGTTGAAATCCCTTCAGGGAAACGGCGGCCTGGCACCGCCCCGACACACCGGGCACGGTCTCAGCCCCAGCGGCCT
Encoded here:
- a CDS encoding ABC transporter ATP-binding protein, with translation MASIIRAENLRKVFGPITAVEDISLDVDIGEVLGFLGPNGAGKTTTMRMLTGYLRPTRGSVSICGIDMLSSPVQAKRHIGYLPEGAPLYPEMTPADLLAFVGACRGLSGAALSDRMAQVSDMVNLGEVWTQPVETLSKGYKRRLGLAQAILHDPDILILDEPTDGLDPNQKREVRDLIRTMAREKAIVVSTHILEEVNAVCSRALIIGKGRIVADGTPGELAAMSRYHNAVTIRLASGETDALALKLDSLDTVSGVEKTAGHGQGQITAFPAAGRPIIQEVADLLREKHFEVFELRQETGRLDEVFRDVTADPGGESVKGGAA
- a CDS encoding ABC transporter permease; protein product: MNVLPIYRREMKSYFSTPLAAIFIVIFLMLTGIFTFYVGGFFTRGQSDLASFFTWHPWLYMILAPALGMRLWAEERKTGTFELLLTLPVSMVDAVLGKFLAAWTMIAVSLALTFPMWITVNFLGDPDNGVILAGYLGSLLVSGAYLAVSAAVSATTRNQVIAFVMSVVLCFAFLLLGFPLILDLFRPWMPEPVLTFMASLGFLSHFESILRGILDLRDILYFATFIALWLYVGAWAVDQHRS
- a CDS encoding CBS domain-containing protein; its protein translation is MCADRKKERSAEIRLVRDVAAKHSRREVPVARASTPIVKMAEAIEWYRHSRQLYVVDETGRLLGNITLARLVMYTFAHSQGANMAPRHVLDLITCETAADLMETGTLAAGMDDNLDDLLDRMVDRNLEEVPVLDDEGKVISDLTMIDLLRALS
- a CDS encoding Gldg family protein, yielding MSKRNVFAPALLAVAVALFVVVNLVASPVLRAARVDLTEGKLHTLSHGTVNIIKGLELPMDLTLYWSRSQTRDLPGIDLFGSRVKELLEEYETRSKGNIRVAVVDPEPFSEKEDEAVSLGLTGAPVRGSRATVYLGLAGKHADGRTMVIPFLQPDREQFLEYDISQMINSLSHPGKVGVGLLSAFPLTGGPSPQNPFQSEPPWMITDQLHKQFDLKVIDEGDSIPEGIDVLMVVRPRDLGPEALYQVDQYVLGGGRALVFTDPVSEFSGPQGFSRAGTGENGAVSLLAAWGVKMEEGQVVGDLEVSQRVSYRGRSRTETANYLPWLSLRGDHINHEELFASGLETINLASAGSLTKAEGAVTSFVPILTSSSRSMLIDGQKIAFMPDPGRLLSEFSPGGKSYTMAARIIGPAGSAFPDGPPPSAKDSDGEVKPDHVHLEKSGGDINVIVVADTDLLQDQFWVQVQNFFGQRIALPYADNADLVMNALDQLGGSPDLIGLRGRSTVVRPFTLLDQVAQEAELAYRTKEKQLLDRLDEAEEKLNELQSRREDPESPELTPEQEKELENIRQEKVKVRKELRSVQYELDKDIERLEAIIKFANIGLMPLLVILTAAGGTVLGKRRRRKVS